The following are encoded together in the Syntrophorhabdus sp. genome:
- a CDS encoding branched-chain amino acid ABC transporter permease — protein sequence MEHASYIISQVINGLQLGAVYALIALGYTMVYGILRLINFAHGDIFMLGAFFAYFLISRFGTPIYLVFFATMAMCALAGYFMEKIAYKPLRNAPKISLLITAVGVSLFLEYFCSLKAIFTPDYIGFPRPFEVSAWNFSLGGIDFSFTNVQILIFAITFFTLALLYLLVYRTRQGTAMRAVSYDQEAAALMGINIDHTVSLTFMVGAALAGVGGILYGIAYPQINVFMGIMPGIKSFIAAVLGGIGIIHGAVVGGLIVGVSEVVVSAFLSSTYRDGVIFVILLIVLLVKPSGLFGKRIDKV from the coding sequence ATGGAGCATGCAAGCTACATAATCTCCCAGGTCATCAACGGCCTCCAGCTGGGCGCCGTGTACGCCCTCATCGCCCTCGGCTACACCATGGTCTACGGCATATTGCGGCTGATCAATTTCGCCCACGGAGATATCTTCATGCTCGGCGCCTTCTTCGCCTACTTCCTCATTTCCCGTTTCGGGACGCCCATCTATCTCGTCTTCTTCGCCACCATGGCCATGTGCGCGCTGGCCGGGTACTTCATGGAAAAGATAGCCTACAAACCCCTCCGGAACGCGCCGAAGATATCCCTTCTCATCACCGCCGTCGGCGTGTCCCTCTTCCTCGAGTACTTCTGCAGCCTCAAGGCGATATTTACCCCGGACTACATCGGCTTTCCCCGGCCCTTCGAGGTGTCGGCCTGGAACTTCTCACTCGGAGGGATCGACTTCTCCTTCACCAACGTGCAGATACTCATCTTTGCCATCACCTTCTTCACCCTTGCGCTCCTGTACCTGCTCGTCTACAGGACGAGGCAGGGCACCGCCATGAGGGCCGTATCCTATGACCAGGAGGCCGCGGCGCTTATGGGGATCAACATCGACCACACCGTTTCCCTCACCTTCATGGTGGGAGCCGCGCTCGCGGGTGTGGGAGGGATCCTTTACGGGATCGCCTATCCCCAGATCAATGTCTTCATGGGGATCATGCCGGGGATCAAGTCCTTCATCGCCGCCGTGCTGGGAGGCATCGGCATCATTCACGGGGCCGTTGTGGGGGGCCTCATCGTCGGCGTGTCGGAGGTCGTCGTGTCGGCCTTTCTCTCCTCAACGTACCGGGACGGGGTCATCTTCGTGATACTGCTCATCGTCCTTCTCGTCAAGCCGAGCGGCCTCTTCGGGAAAAGGATCGACAAGGTATGA
- a CDS encoding ABC transporter ATP-binding protein, with the protein MTAMLEVERLEKSFGGVRAVDGFSFHVDRGETLGIIGPNGAGKTTVFNLITRFYTPDSGRIRFMGKLITHLPPYRLARLGIARTFQNLRLFKDLTVLENITSAHLTGHSYSPLAGIFRTGKHLRIEREAQENATMLVDFLGLDGKEQTPAGSLPYGEQRRLEIARALATRPKLLLIDEPGAGMNPREIKDLVATLRQVKEAFGLTIVMIEHQMGLVMNISDRIVVMDFGEKIMEGTPMEVKKDRRVIEAYLGEEPV; encoded by the coding sequence ATGACGGCGATGCTTGAAGTGGAAAGGCTCGAGAAGAGCTTCGGGGGCGTCCGGGCGGTTGACGGGTTCTCCTTTCATGTCGACAGAGGGGAGACGCTGGGTATCATCGGTCCCAACGGGGCGGGGAAGACAACGGTATTCAATCTCATCACACGGTTCTACACACCCGACAGCGGACGCATACGCTTCATGGGAAAGCTCATCACACACCTGCCCCCGTACAGACTGGCACGCCTGGGGATCGCCCGGACCTTTCAGAACCTCCGGCTCTTCAAGGACCTCACCGTCCTTGAGAACATCACATCCGCCCACCTCACCGGGCACAGCTACAGCCCCCTCGCGGGCATCTTCAGGACCGGAAAGCACCTCAGGATCGAGAGAGAGGCGCAAGAGAACGCGACGATGCTCGTTGACTTCCTCGGCCTCGACGGAAAGGAACAGACTCCCGCGGGAAGCCTGCCCTACGGTGAGCAGCGCAGGCTGGAGATAGCGAGGGCCCTCGCCACGCGGCCGAAGCTCCTCCTCATAGACGAGCCCGGCGCGGGCATGAACCCCCGGGAGATCAAGGACCTCGTCGCCACCCTCAGACAGGTGAAGGAGGCGTTCGGCCTCACCATCGTCATGATCGAGCACCAGATGGGCCTCGTCATGAACATATCCGACAGGATCGTCGTGATGGACTTCGGGGAGAAGATCATGGAAGGGACCCCCATGGAGGTCAAAAAGGACCGGCGAGTGATAGAGGCCTATCTGGGCGAGGAGCCGGTATGA
- a CDS encoding DUF503 domain-containing protein has product MVVGVSRVDIFFPENHSLKDKRQMLRKVIEKTRAKFNISVIEVDQSNLWQRARVGFAVAGVRQDHVSKVIENVHEYMESLYLGEVIDTSSEIIVIGDEI; this is encoded by the coding sequence ATGGTAGTTGGTGTATCCCGCGTCGACATTTTCTTTCCTGAGAATCACTCTCTCAAAGACAAACGGCAGATGCTGAGGAAAGTGATCGAGAAGACACGGGCGAAGTTCAATATTTCGGTGATCGAGGTGGACCAGTCGAACCTGTGGCAGAGGGCCAGGGTTGGTTTCGCCGTCGCGGGTGTGAGACAGGACCACGTGAGCAAGGTCATAGAGAACGTCCATGAGTACATGGAGTCTCTGTATCTCGGCGAGGTGATCGATACCTCGTCGGAGATAATCGTTATCGGGGACGAGATATGA
- a CDS encoding aminotransferase class I/II-fold pyridoxal phosphate-dependent enzyme: MKRNIPDIHEFAASKKTSLSRVMDFTSTVNPLGPSARARNSVRKNIGILQHRPDPEARYLTRALARAEGVPEENVLVGESLEALVAAVLHAFGARTVLIEAPYPAYLRDLLEGPEEPRFFPLDGRDGFRLDPSRFAAEMQHCDAAILASPSFLSAETLSRDAARGIISEAGEHNTLLIVDETLKGYSGTPSLAADILQEQGCVVMGSLGEYYSLAGLPVSYVIGTASVIQDLRRRKAVTSPDTLSAAAATASLRDPAFPARTRTYIERERSFIADGLRGIPGIVFSSSACGSFVVTLVDSPSRPLETFGYYRIVVDNLGDAGTLFFPVKDHKWNARYLKTLKNIMGASKR; the protein is encoded by the coding sequence ATGAAAAGGAATATCCCCGACATCCACGAATTCGCCGCATCGAAGAAGACCTCTCTTTCACGCGTCATGGACTTCACCTCCACGGTGAATCCGCTGGGACCGTCGGCAAGGGCCCGAAACTCAGTCAGGAAGAACATCGGGATCCTTCAGCATCGTCCCGACCCCGAAGCAAGGTACCTCACGCGGGCGCTCGCGCGCGCGGAAGGGGTGCCGGAGGAGAACGTCCTCGTCGGCGAGAGTCTCGAGGCACTGGTCGCGGCCGTTCTGCATGCCTTCGGTGCCCGGACGGTCCTCATCGAGGCGCCCTACCCCGCATACCTGCGGGACCTGCTGGAGGGTCCGGAGGAACCCCGCTTCTTTCCCCTCGACGGCAGGGACGGCTTCCGCCTGGACCCGTCCCGGTTCGCTGCGGAAATGCAGCACTGTGATGCGGCCATCCTTGCATCGCCGTCTTTTCTGTCCGCGGAGACACTGTCCCGGGACGCGGCTCGCGGGATCATTTCCGAGGCCGGGGAGCACAACACGCTTCTCATCGTCGACGAGACCCTGAAGGGATATTCCGGCACACCTTCCCTCGCGGCCGATATCCTGCAAGAGCAGGGGTGCGTCGTTATGGGTTCCCTGGGCGAGTATTACAGCCTCGCCGGCCTGCCTGTCTCCTACGTCATCGGAACTGCCTCCGTGATCCAGGACTTAAGGAGGCGAAAAGCGGTGACGTCCCCTGACACACTCTCTGCGGCAGCGGCGACAGCGTCACTGCGAGACCCGGCGTTCCCCGCCCGCACGAGAACATACATCGAAAGGGAGAGGTCCTTCATCGCCGATGGCCTTCGGGGCATCCCGGGGATAGTCTTCTCCAGCTCTGCCTGCGGTTCTTTCGTCGTCACCCTCGTCGACAGCCCGTCAAGACCCCTCGAGACCTTCGGATACTACAGGATCGTCGTCGACAACCTGGGAGACGCCGGGACCCTGTTCTTTCCCGTCAAGGACCACAAGTGGAACGCGCGCTACCTGAAAACCCTGAAGAACATTATGGGAGCATCGAAACGATGA
- a CDS encoding HAD family hydrolase, with the protein MKKVISFDLDGTLVDARYGDMVWNTGIPSEYAKKYGMTFDEARAFIRARYESVGDGDIAWYEIEHWLERFSLDVAPVELLDRYREHIALLPDAREVIESLRDRYTLVIASNAARMFVEKELGETGLSGFFSRVVSATSDYGMVKREERFFRRLLAGVGALPHEVVHVGDHPVFDHDVPSGLGIECYCIDGHDGQGNRPRRTISGLKDLLEVL; encoded by the coding sequence ATGAAAAAGGTCATCTCCTTCGATCTCGACGGGACCCTCGTCGACGCCCGGTATGGCGACATGGTCTGGAACACGGGTATTCCCTCGGAATACGCGAAGAAGTACGGCATGACCTTCGACGAGGCCAGGGCCTTCATACGGGCCCGGTACGAGTCCGTGGGGGACGGCGACATTGCCTGGTACGAGATAGAGCACTGGCTGGAAAGGTTTTCCCTCGATGTCGCCCCGGTGGAACTCCTCGACCGGTACAGGGAGCACATCGCCCTTCTTCCCGATGCCCGTGAGGTCATAGAGTCCCTGCGGGACCGGTACACCCTCGTCATCGCCTCCAACGCCGCACGGATGTTCGTCGAGAAGGAACTCGGCGAGACCGGTCTTTCGGGGTTCTTCTCCCGCGTCGTCTCGGCGACGTCGGATTACGGGATGGTGAAGAGAGAGGAGAGGTTTTTCCGGAGGCTCCTCGCGGGGGTCGGCGCCCTCCCGCACGAGGTCGTCCACGTGGGAGACCATCCTGTTTTCGACCACGATGTCCCTTCCGGTCTCGGGATCGAATGCTACTGCATAGACGGCCATGACGGGCAGGGGAACCGGCCCCGCAGGACCATATCGGGCCTCAAAGACCTCCTGGAGGTTCTCTGA
- a CDS encoding ribosome maturation factor RimP, producing MISATETIEKIEGIVAPILGERLLELVEVEFRPSGKRWLVRIYIDREGGVTIDDCEYVSRELSRVLDVEDPIEHPYTLEVSSPGLTRPLKRREDFVRSRGKKCRIITREEIGGKREFLGRIVDTAGDEVTIEEKIGMFTIPICAIKKAHLEFDFEG from the coding sequence ATGATATCCGCCACGGAAACCATAGAAAAGATCGAAGGCATAGTTGCACCCATCCTTGGCGAGCGCCTCCTGGAGCTGGTTGAGGTGGAGTTCCGGCCTTCCGGCAAGAGATGGCTTGTGAGGATCTACATCGACAGGGAAGGGGGCGTGACCATCGACGACTGCGAGTATGTGAGCCGCGAACTGTCGAGGGTCCTCGATGTCGAGGACCCCATCGAGCACCCGTATACCCTGGAGGTCTCCTCTCCCGGCCTCACACGGCCCCTGAAGAGACGTGAGGATTTCGTGAGATCACGGGGGAAGAAATGCCGGATAATCACCCGTGAGGAGATCGGAGGCAAGCGGGAATTCCTTGGCAGGATCGTGGACACGGCGGGAGACGAAGTGACGATAGAGGAAAAAATAGGTATGTTTACCATCCCGATATGTGCTATAAAAAAGGCACATTTGGAGTTTGATTTTGAGGGGTAA
- the rbfA gene encoding 30S ribosome-binding factor RbfA, with translation MRYRRLRVQDLLREEISLIIQRELQDQGLGFITVVEVKMSEDLKSAKVYISVYGSEEEQQHTLEALKRSKGYIKLLLGRRVQLRYMPEITFLLDDTLERVQRMEEIFRKETDEGKD, from the coding sequence ATGAGATACCGGCGCCTGAGGGTCCAGGACCTGCTCCGCGAGGAGATATCGCTTATCATCCAGCGGGAACTGCAGGACCAGGGTCTTGGCTTCATCACCGTTGTCGAGGTAAAGATGAGCGAGGACCTGAAGTCCGCGAAGGTCTATATCTCCGTTTATGGGAGCGAGGAGGAACAACAGCATACCCTAGAGGCCCTGAAGCGTTCGAAGGGTTATATAAAGCTCCTTCTCGGCAGGAGGGTGCAACTGAGGTACATGCCGGAGATCACCTTTCTCCTCGACGACACCCTGGAGAGGGTGCAGAGGATGGAGGAGATCTTCAGGAAGGAGACCGATGAAGGCAAGGATTAA
- a CDS encoding SDR family oxidoreductase, producing MYTYHTYTSPRRTLVTGGAGFIGSHLCERLLYDGHEVVCLDNFFTGTRENIAHLIGRPGFEIIRHDITQPILLEVDWIFNLACPASPIHYQYNPVKTIKVNVLGTLNVLGLAKRVRARIFQASTSEIYGDPETHPQVETYWGNVNPIGKRSCYDEGKRVAETLFFDYMRQNRVDIKVARIFNTYGPRMRADDGRVVSNFIVQALTGDPVTIYGDGSQTRSFTYVDDMVEGIIRMMDHQAESWKRPDDYTEPTLSGFPGPVNLGNPRETSILDIARTVIRLTGSSSPIVHRDLPEDDPKQRCPDISLARKALEWEPTTGLTEGLVRTIEHFRKAAT from the coding sequence ATGTACACCTATCACACGTACACAAGCCCAAGACGCACACTTGTCACCGGCGGCGCCGGATTCATCGGCTCCCACCTGTGCGAACGGCTCCTCTACGACGGGCACGAGGTCGTCTGTCTCGACAATTTCTTTACCGGCACGAGGGAGAACATCGCGCACCTCATCGGCCGTCCCGGTTTCGAGATCATCCGTCATGACATCACCCAGCCCATCCTTCTCGAGGTGGACTGGATATTCAACCTTGCCTGCCCGGCGAGTCCGATCCACTATCAGTACAATCCTGTGAAGACCATCAAGGTGAACGTCCTTGGCACCCTCAACGTCCTCGGCCTCGCGAAACGCGTCCGGGCCCGGATATTCCAGGCCTCGACGAGCGAGATCTACGGCGATCCCGAGACCCATCCCCAGGTCGAGACCTACTGGGGGAACGTCAATCCCATCGGGAAGAGGAGCTGCTACGACGAGGGCAAGAGGGTCGCCGAAACCCTCTTCTTCGACTACATGCGACAGAACAGGGTGGACATCAAGGTCGCGCGGATCTTCAACACATACGGACCGAGGATGCGTGCCGACGACGGACGTGTCGTGAGCAACTTCATCGTCCAGGCCCTCACGGGGGACCCTGTGACCATCTACGGTGACGGCTCCCAGACACGGTCCTTCACGTACGTGGACGACATGGTCGAAGGCATCATCCGCATGATGGACCACCAGGCGGAAAGCTGGAAGAGACCCGACGACTACACGGAGCCAACGCTCTCCGGCTTTCCCGGGCCTGTGAACCTCGGCAATCCCCGGGAAACCTCCATCCTCGACATCGCCCGCACCGTCATCAGGCTCACCGGGTCGTCATCGCCCATCGTCCACAGGGACCTTCCCGAGGACGACCCGAAGCAGCGTTGCCCTGACATCTCCCTCGCGCGCAAGGCCCTTGAATGGGAGCCGACGACGGGACTCACGGAAGGTCTCGTGCGGACGATAGAACACTTCAGGAAGGCCGCAACGTGA
- a CDS encoding ABC transporter ATP-binding protein, which produces MTEPFGETGSALLSIRDLSVSYGIIGAIDGVSVEVRRGEILSIIGANGAGKSTLLKSITGLVRPASGVIDLEGTGITSLRTDVIVRMGVTMVPEGRRIFPDLTVKENLELGGFSVADSQVRGRLFDLIVTTFPRLKERMKQHAGTLSGGEQQMLAMGRALMSHPKLLLLDEPSMGLSPIITREIFSLITRINSEENITIMLVEQNAHMALEHSHRSCVLENGRITLEGRSSDIKHDPRIVEAYLGV; this is translated from the coding sequence ATGACGGAACCTTTCGGCGAAACGGGATCCGCGCTCCTCTCGATCCGTGACCTCTCGGTCTCCTACGGAATCATCGGGGCCATCGACGGCGTGAGCGTGGAGGTCCGCAGGGGCGAGATACTCTCCATCATCGGGGCCAACGGAGCCGGGAAATCGACCCTCCTCAAGAGCATCACCGGCCTTGTCCGCCCCGCGTCGGGCGTGATAGACCTCGAAGGAACGGGGATAACGAGCCTGCGGACGGACGTGATAGTGAGAATGGGGGTGACGATGGTCCCCGAAGGCAGAAGGATCTTCCCCGATCTCACCGTCAAGGAGAACCTGGAGCTCGGAGGTTTCTCTGTTGCCGACAGTCAGGTGCGGGGGCGCCTCTTCGACCTCATCGTGACGACCTTCCCCCGGCTGAAGGAGAGGATGAAACAGCACGCCGGGACCCTGTCGGGCGGGGAACAGCAGATGCTGGCAATGGGCAGGGCGCTCATGTCCCACCCGAAACTGCTCCTTCTCGACGAACCCTCGATGGGCCTCTCTCCCATCATCACGCGGGAGATCTTCTCCCTTATAACGAGGATCAACAGCGAAGAGAACATTACCATCATGCTCGTCGAACAGAACGCCCACATGGCCCTCGAGCACTCCCACCGGTCCTGTGTCCTCGAGAACGGCAGGATCACCCTCGAGGGACGCTCGAGCGACATCAAGCACGACCCGCGCATCGTAGAGGCGTACCTGGGAGTCTGA
- a CDS encoding branched-chain amino acid ABC transporter permease, translating into MRFFLESRKPILLAAGIYIVLKLLFSFGIASEYIQQIAIYVFIVVLAATGLNVIYGYTGQFSLGHAAFYGIGAYTSAYLVKTLGLDSVFALPATLLAGGVMAGVVAWIIGIPILRLRDDFLGIATLGFGILVRVFFDNSDRISETLGGSRGFTGIAKLTNLETTFVVTVFLLIVTKNLISSRYGLFWRCIKDDETASASIGIDTTRMKLMAFSYGCFLAGVAGALYAHLYTFLHPSNFDFLKSIDFLIIVILGGMGNIAGTIYAGLLWVGFIEGLRIVLPSNLLDLRWVFIPLLLIALMMWRPYGLMSRKKGNG; encoded by the coding sequence ATGAGATTCTTCCTCGAGTCCAGGAAACCTATCCTTCTGGCCGCCGGCATCTACATCGTCCTCAAGCTTCTCTTCAGCTTCGGTATCGCTTCCGAATACATCCAGCAGATCGCGATCTATGTCTTCATTGTGGTGCTCGCCGCGACGGGCCTTAACGTCATTTACGGTTACACCGGCCAGTTCTCCCTGGGCCACGCGGCGTTCTACGGGATCGGGGCATACACCTCCGCCTATCTCGTCAAGACCCTGGGGCTTGACAGCGTCTTCGCCCTCCCCGCCACCCTTCTTGCCGGGGGCGTCATGGCCGGGGTTGTCGCATGGATCATCGGGATACCGATCCTCCGGCTCCGCGACGACTTCCTCGGGATCGCCACCCTGGGGTTCGGAATACTGGTGCGGGTCTTCTTCGACAACTCCGACAGGATATCGGAGACACTGGGGGGCTCACGGGGTTTTACGGGCATCGCGAAGCTCACGAACCTGGAGACCACCTTCGTCGTCACCGTCTTCCTCCTCATCGTCACGAAGAATCTCATCTCTTCGCGGTACGGACTCTTCTGGCGGTGCATAAAGGACGACGAGACGGCAAGCGCCTCCATCGGCATCGACACCACGCGCATGAAACTCATGGCGTTCTCCTACGGCTGTTTCCTCGCCGGCGTCGCCGGGGCCCTCTACGCCCATCTCTACACCTTTCTCCACCCCTCCAATTTCGATTTCCTGAAGTCCATCGATTTCCTGATCATCGTCATCCTCGGGGGCATGGGGAACATAGCGGGCACCATCTACGCGGGACTTCTCTGGGTGGGCTTCATAGAAGGCCTGAGGATAGTCCTTCCCTCGAACCTCCTCGATCTCAGATGGGTGTTCATTCCCCTTCTCCTCATCGCGCTGATGATGTGGAGGCCCTACGGATTGATGAGCAGGAAGAAAGGTAACGGGTGA
- the nusA gene encoding transcription termination/antitermination protein NusA — protein sequence MYFDLNYVIEQVGKEKGIPKETIIEALEEAILSASKKKYGSHLDLEAHYSEELGEIEVFQFKTVVENVSEPDMEINEEDAKHHDPECMVGDAIGIKLDTSSLGRIAAQTAKQIIIQKVRNAESDVIYNEFKGKKGEIITGVIQRVEKNHYIINLGRTEALMPYKEAIPGETYRQRERVKGLILDVEKGQKGCMILMSRTHPGFLMKLFELEVPEIQEGIIKIIGAAREPGERAKISVYSEDPDIDPIGACVGVKGSRVQSIVQELRGEKIDIIPYSKDIAKFVCNTLAPARVSKVYINEEEHSMEIIVNDDQLSLAIGKKGQNVRLASKLTSWKIDISSESEVEKTSKKIIDELVENLKVSEILARILHDEYLRDPKDIAKLTPEEMNKITSISVEDCRRIIDEAKAIMARKALEAEEAKAAEEAAAEEAAAEKAPQLTETDEKEGGAEEPAQEARQESEAKPDEETITPAGE from the coding sequence ATGTATTTCGATCTCAATTACGTTATTGAGCAGGTGGGGAAGGAAAAGGGTATTCCTAAGGAGACCATCATCGAGGCTCTCGAGGAGGCCATACTCTCGGCGTCGAAGAAGAAATACGGCAGTCATCTCGATCTCGAGGCGCATTACAGCGAGGAACTGGGGGAGATCGAGGTCTTTCAGTTCAAGACCGTCGTCGAGAACGTCAGCGAGCCCGATATGGAGATAAACGAAGAGGACGCGAAGCATCACGACCCCGAATGCATGGTGGGCGATGCCATCGGCATCAAGCTCGACACGTCGTCGCTCGGCCGCATTGCCGCCCAGACGGCGAAACAGATCATCATACAGAAGGTGCGCAACGCCGAGAGCGATGTCATCTACAACGAGTTCAAGGGCAAAAAGGGCGAGATCATCACGGGCGTCATCCAGAGGGTCGAGAAGAACCACTACATCATCAACCTGGGCAGGACGGAAGCCCTCATGCCTTACAAAGAGGCCATACCGGGCGAGACGTACCGCCAGAGGGAGCGCGTCAAGGGCCTGATCCTCGACGTCGAAAAGGGACAGAAGGGCTGCATGATCCTCATGTCCAGGACCCATCCGGGCTTCCTCATGAAGCTCTTCGAGCTCGAGGTTCCGGAGATACAGGAAGGGATCATCAAGATCATAGGCGCCGCCCGGGAACCGGGGGAGCGTGCCAAGATATCCGTCTACAGCGAAGACCCCGACATCGACCCCATCGGGGCCTGTGTCGGCGTCAAGGGGTCCCGCGTCCAGAGCATCGTCCAGGAGCTCCGCGGCGAGAAGATCGACATCATCCCCTACAGCAAGGATATCGCGAAGTTTGTCTGCAACACGCTGGCGCCTGCCAGGGTGTCGAAGGTGTATATAAATGAGGAAGAGCATTCGATGGAGATCATCGTCAACGACGACCAGCTTTCGCTGGCCATCGGCAAGAAAGGGCAGAACGTCCGTCTTGCCTCGAAACTGACGAGCTGGAAGATCGACATAAGCAGCGAGTCCGAGGTCGAGAAGACATCGAAGAAGATCATCGACGAGCTCGTGGAGAACCTCAAGGTGTCCGAGATCCTTGCCCGGATCCTCCACGACGAGTATCTGCGTGATCCCAAGGACATCGCGAAGCTGACCCCCGAAGAGATGAACAAGATAACCAGCATATCCGTGGAGGATTGCAGGCGCATCATCGATGAGGCGAAGGCGATCATGGCCAGGAAGGCGCTCGAGGCCGAGGAGGCGAAAGCGGCCGAGGAGGCCGCCGCCGAGGAGGCCGCCGCCGAAAAGGCCCCGCAGCTTACAGAGACCGACGAGAAAGAAGGAGGTGCCGAAGAGCCGGCGCAGGAAGCGCGGCAGGAATCAGAGGCGAAGCCGGACGAGGAGACGATCACGCCAGCCGGTGAATGA
- a CDS encoding ABC transporter substrate-binding protein — protein MKIGLITPLTGDVKTYGESVKNAFNIAVEEYGKKGKYTIQTAMADDRNDATEGANAALKLITQDKVTAIVGPVTSKVAIPVSEIATQHKVPTVTGTATNPKVTFSDGKRKSYVFRACFIDPFQGVVAANFALKDLKAKTAAVLYDVSNDYSKGLGEYFRTTFTKGKGTIVAFESYQKDDVDFSAIITKVALKKPDLIFLPDYYNKVALIARQIREKGIRSTLLGGDGWDSPDLLKIGGSAITGGYFVNHYSPDRKDPVADAFIRKYKARHGIIPDAFAALAYDAAVILLKALDAAKKPVSGEILKTLASTKNYKGVTGLISFDAKGDAIKSAVILKVDKTGYTYVTTVNP, from the coding sequence GTGAAGATCGGCCTCATCACGCCGCTGACAGGCGACGTGAAGACCTACGGCGAATCCGTCAAGAACGCCTTCAATATTGCTGTCGAGGAATATGGCAAAAAAGGGAAGTACACGATCCAGACAGCCATGGCGGACGACCGGAACGACGCGACGGAGGGCGCCAACGCGGCCCTGAAGCTCATCACCCAGGACAAGGTGACGGCCATTGTCGGCCCCGTTACGTCGAAGGTGGCGATACCCGTCAGCGAGATCGCGACCCAGCATAAGGTCCCCACCGTAACAGGCACCGCGACGAACCCCAAGGTGACCTTTTCCGACGGCAAGAGAAAATCCTACGTCTTCAGGGCCTGTTTCATCGACCCCTTCCAGGGTGTCGTGGCCGCGAATTTCGCCCTCAAGGACCTCAAAGCGAAGACGGCCGCCGTCCTCTACGACGTCAGCAATGATTACTCCAAGGGACTGGGCGAGTATTTCAGGACCACCTTCACGAAGGGAAAGGGGACGATCGTCGCCTTCGAGTCCTACCAGAAGGATGACGTTGACTTCTCGGCCATCATCACCAAGGTCGCCCTCAAGAAACCGGACCTCATCTTCCTGCCCGACTACTACAACAAGGTGGCCCTCATCGCCAGGCAGATACGGGAAAAGGGGATACGATCGACGCTCCTCGGCGGTGACGGCTGGGATTCGCCCGACCTCCTCAAGATAGGCGGCAGCGCCATCACGGGCGGGTATTTCGTGAACCATTATTCGCCCGACCGCAAGGACCCCGTCGCCGACGCCTTCATCAGGAAATACAAGGCCCGCCACGGCATCATCCCTGACGCCTTCGCGGCCCTGGCATACGACGCGGCGGTGATCCTCCTGAAGGCCCTCGACGCGGCGAAGAAACCGGTTTCCGGTGAGATCCTGAAAACCCTCGCTTCAACGAAGAACTACAAGGGCGTCACGGGCCTCATCAGCTTCGACGCGAAGGGGGACGCCATCAAATCGGCGGTCATCCTCAAGGTGGACAAGACCGGCTACACCTACGTGACGACGGTGAATCCATAA